ATCATTGCATTCAGAAATTTAACATAGGAATGGAGTGGAGGCAATGGTTGGCCAGTGTTTTAGAGTGACTGGCTCTTCAGCACTTGGGAGCAGATGAACCAGACTAGGTTTAACTAGCTCAGATGCTGAAGCCTGCTGGTATCCCTGGCATGATCCAAAGAGCCTTTTGGAACCTGATGCATAAATGTTGGTGTCGTATATCAATGTCAGGTCAAGTTTTAAAGAGAGGGGTTCTTggcctggggtctgtgaacttgtacTTCTAATTCTGTTTTCGTAtcactggttttctttgtaatcatacGCATTTTATGCACTTAATAACAAGCCTTACTCTGGGAAGGGATCCATTGCTTCATTAGACCACCCTAAAGGGTCCGTGGCACCAAGAAGATCAAGGGTCCTTGGATGTCCTTCACACACAGTTGAGGGCTCTGTGATGTCTTGGTTCTAAGGAGGGAGTATTGTTGGGCCCAGACATACTCGTGGGGTGAAGTGTGTTCACGTAGAGACTAATGGAGGGAAGAGAGTGCTCTGCAGAAGAGATGGCACCTTCTCCAGGCCCTTTTGTCTAGTAAGCAGCGAGAAGGGCAGCTGTACACTGAGGGGTTCTGCATCTGCAGCCAGAGAGGATAACTGTGGACATGTGTGTATTACACAGCCTCATGGGTCACTTGCTGCTTCAAGGCCATACTTTTACCCTTCTCTCATGAACTCACTAATGCCTCACTGCAGCAGCTATTCCAGACCTTGTCACCCCTCCCCAAGCATCTCGTTGCTCCCACTTTCCCCATTCTCCCAGCTGAGAAGTTTgactcatatttcactgaaaaaaatggaagtcaCTCGCTGTGAGCTCCCTCATCTCCCCTCCCTCAGTTCTTATCCTGCCTCGGGGTGATGCTGGAGTGTCCTcgtctctaaaatggggatcacaatgACAGCACCCACCtcaccagagagagaactatCAGTGGGCCCTTAGTTATCTCACCTCCATATCCTGAGAATGAGGCTGATGGTGTTTCTGACAGCTGTGACACTGAGCCTGCATGTGTCCCTCCACCCCCATGTATCACGTCTTCTCAGAAAAGAGCATCTGTGTGCAGATGGTATGTGGAACAGTGGCCTCAGGAAGGTCTCTGGGGGACAGGAACCATACAGTGTCAGTCAGATAAGGATCTCTTAAGTTGCTGGGTTTAGGTTTTCATCACTGTGAGGACCGCCTCCTGCTTCACATCCCACATTCTCATCGTGCACAAATTTAGcctatcttttccccaaaacttcctccccatccaccctaGGATCTGGTAGGCCTCCCAGCCACCTCCAGATGATTTCGTCCCTCCCCCGGCACAACCTTTCTAGCTCCTGCATATGCCCTTGCCATCTTTCCTGGTTAGAATGTTAACTTCTTGAGTGCAGGAAGTATGTTGCTTGTATCTGTACCCTTGGCGCTTAGCCCGTTATCTGCACATGGTATGCACAGAGTTAAGTGCTCTCTCTAGGGCATCTACCCAAGTGAGTAAGGGCCTCATTTTGGTCATTAACAGCCTGAGAGTACTAGTGGACTTCTGAGCCTGTCCAACTaggatttttcattctttactgTTCCAATCATACACATCCTTGCTAATGTCTCTTACTCCACTACTCCTGAGCAAGATGAAATCAGTTACTAACAGAAACACTCAGAAATCTAGAATACCTCTACATTACCTGTGGCTGCCTCCCAGGTGTCTACCATGTGTACACGACATGGCTCTGGTGCACCAGGAGCCCTGTGGGATTCAGGCTGGCAGATAGTACACAAACTCTAGCTAGGATAAACAGTTACTCACACGGGCAGGAGAAACAGTAGGATGCAAGAACCTGAAAGGAAGGAGCTAGACTGTACTCTAAGACAGGCCTTTGAGATTCAGGATGATGGTCTTCTGACCTGCAGCCCTCTGTGGCCACCAGGTTTGTTTTGAGGGAAGAGAACCAAAGCCATTTGCACAACACGTGCTGGGGGCATTgggaggtcaagtaacttgccaaaggtcacacaaccagtgtgcttcagaggcagggcttgaattAGGCTTGCTGTCTATCCATTTATTGCACATTTTACCCTCTTTCTGTGTACATGGCACTAattgtatttttcatttaatcATTTTGCTTTGTCATTATTCCCAGATGTAGTAGCTCCAGAGTTGGCCTCCATAATTAGTGATTCCTGGGTTGGGCTTCCATCACTTTCTAGCAGCCTCTAGATCTGTGGAAGTCTGAGCTCCCTTGCTGTCAAATCCATCTCTAGGTCTCAACTGCatcattccattttttctctaaaGTACCCAACATAATTGAATCTACCATCATAGGATCTAATGGGTGGATGAACCAATCAGTAACAAATTCACCACTCACAGACCCAGGCAGCCCAGTGGGAGTTTTTCCTTAATCTTCTTCAATCAGAAATTGGATGAACCTTCGGGATGCCGAGACAGGGAAGATCCTTTGGCAGGGAACAGAAGACCTGTCTGTCCCTGGTGTGGAGCACGAAGGTAATTTCAAACTCTGGTGTCAGGGCCAGTGTGACAAACACTAGATGGTAAGGCCAAGTTTTGGGAATCTGAGCTTAGAGCAGCCTTTAGAGTAGGATAGCCTCATGGAAACCTCAATCTTTGGATCTGCCTACTTCTCAATGtcaccttcttctctttctcctccttcctctcctctcctacctGACACCCAAATAGACAAACCCTTCCACTTGTCATGGTTGTCCATGGTGTCATACACGTTAAAATTCTTGCCAAAATCTGGAGACCAGGAGCTTTTAGCCTCTTCCATAAAGATCTGATACTcaatcaacaagtctttattaagcacttacttatgTGCTCATAATTGTACTGAGTCCTGGGAATGCAGAAAAAGGCAAAGCCAGTCCCCTGCCCTCaatagcttacattctagtggatGAGGACTGGGAATGTGGGTGGGAGTGATGACCCTTCGCTATCACATACATCTCATTCCCTCCTGGGAAATCCCCTGGAGTCCCAGAAAGGGGCCATCAAAGCAGCTCACTCCCACCTGTCTGGCTGGCCTGGACGATCAGCCGTATATACTaaggtgactttttaaaaagtccttgctccccaccccccagaaGAAGTTGGTGGTGATGATGTAAATTGGAAGCCCATATGATCAGCAAAAGGAATCTTTAGCCTTCTGCGCCACTTTCCTGTCCAGAACCATTATTTCTTTGGTCCCAGTAGATGATTTGTCAGCTTAGTGAAGCCATAGGGACAAAATCCTGATGCCTCACTGAGTTTGGAGAGTCAAACAAACTCCTTTCTTTTGAAGGGTCAGATATGCACTGAGGAGCCCAGCTGATTTTGTCAGATGCCCCGCCACAGGATCATGAGGCTGTGACTCTaacttatttcattccattccatgTTCCCATGTTCTTCTTTTCAGCCCGTGTCCCCAAGAAAATCCTCAAGTGTAAGGCTGTGTCTCGGGAGTTGAACTTTTCTTCAGCAGAGCAGATGGAAAAATTCCGCTTGGAGCAAAAAGTGTATTTTAAAGGGCAGTGCCTAGAAGGTACTTCAGCGATGGCTGGtttgaggggaaagggggaatccTGGTGAGCCAGAGCAGTTGTTGGGGGACAGTGGGGACAATGGGAAGAGCCCTGGAACCCCCAGCACGACTCCGTTTTCTCTCATGTAAAATGGGGGGTTTTGCCTGCTTTGATCCGACAGGAGCTGGGAAGCTCTTTGAGTCAGAGTCTACACGTGGAGAAGTTAATGAAAAGGCCTTGGTGATGGTGTTGGGTTGTCAGGACATCCTGTCTACTCCTTCCACCTTCTCCCAAAAGAAAATTCCCTAAACACACACACGGTCTGGCTGTAGAGTGCTTTGGGTCCATCAAGCAAAAATGACTCGATACCAGTGGCCTGCTTAGCTTTTCTCAGACTTTTGTTGCTAATGCAATATTTGATTCTTAGCCATTGGAAAAGAACTCTTTTTGTAGAGTATAGTGTGTTGTTATTCTACCAAATGaacagtgtatgtgtgtgtaaaatagcTGTAATTCCAAGTGAAGAAGCCCTATTCTGTACCCCCCTTGCCTGGGGGCCGGCTGCCTTCTCTGCATATCATGCCTGGGGTTGTCTGGCTGGGTCTTTAAAGAGTGAGCAAGGAGGCAGTCAGGAGCCCTTCCCCAGCACCCCTGCTCAGCCTggcttctccttcctccttcagaGTGGTTCTTCGAATTCGGCTTCGTGATTCCTAATTCCACAAACACCTGGCAGTCCTTGATAGAGGCAGCGCCAGAGTCCCAGATGATGCCAGCAAACGTCTTAACGTGAGTGGGCAGGTTTTAGGAAAATGAACTGAGAAGCAAGGATTCCTAGaaaagcgggtgggagcctgggcCAGTAGGTGAGGGCTGAGAGAAACTAGCAGAGGGCACCTTGGATCCTTTGGGTGTATTTTTTAGGTTGTTAAAAGGACAGAGTCTTCTTTTCTTAGCCATACTTTTGAGTTTTCTAAACCTCATCCATCCTCCCTGGTGTGGGTTGCCAATGGCAAAATCTGACAAAGCTCCTACTAAGTTTTACTGTGTCACGAACTTGGCCTTGATATCTGGGCCTATCACTTAGTGGTTTACGTCAACCCAAGATACAGCCAGCCCTGTGCTCAGAGACCCTGCCAAaccttttatctctttctcttgaggaagatttctttctctgagtgtctGTCATTCACCCAGCTAAGCTGATAGGGGAGGCCAGATAACCCACCAAGAATATGCCTTTGTAAAAGCTGTGTTGTATTTTAAGGAGCCTTGGAAATAGATTTTCAAATTCATATCAATCCATCacactttgagttcccaatttGTCCTTAGCATTGGCTTCCACCACTGATGCATTGGTGGGGGGTTTAAGAAGCATCAGTAGCCTTGCCCACAGGAGTGGGCAAGACATATATTCTCAGTTGGGTTGAAAATTCTTTGCCTGCCTTTGGCCAGCCTCATTTACTCATGAGGCCTGTAAGCATTACAGTGACTGACTTGGGTAATAAAATGATGACTACCTTCCTCAACCTCAGAGTCTCTTAGATGCTGGAAAAAGTGAGGTAGAGCCTGTGTTGGAGATGAGCAGTTGTTAGTGTACCcctgaatcacagaatgtcagagctagaagggacttcaggggtCATTCATGCCTTATTTTACTCAGATGGGGAGGGGACCCTCAGACCCCACCAGGAGGGTGGAGAGagatgtcacttaatctctgtatcctcctttcctccttctgatAACGAAGGTGCAAAGTATATTGATTCTGCCTCTTCCACTGCCCACCCAcgtatgcacacgcacacgcacacccTGTCCCAAAAGTCCTTATGCTGTTTTCACGTATGCAGAGTGAGGgctccctcctcctgcccctgCCTGGGGGGAGCCTGCAGGCTCACAGATGATGACCCTTTAGCTGTCAAACTTTCCTGCCTCCAGTTTTTGCTGCCTGAAGCCAGAGTGAGCAGGGTACTCCGTCCAGTTAGGACACGCTGGGCAGGCCTGCGTCCGTTGCCTTGGGCCTCCTGCCCCTGTCATTTTCTAACagcccctctcctttcttttttactgTTGTTCTCACAGTGGGAATGTGATCATAGAGACCAAGTTCTTTGACGACGACCTTCTTGTCAGCACATCCAGAGTGAGACTTTTCTACGTTTGAgagaagggtgtgtgtgtatttccaagatctgggtttggttttttggttttttggggtggggggagggaagggagcatTTTACTTTCCTCCACACCCCCTATTTTGGCACCACCACCATCTCTGACTCCCTCTGGCAAACAAGACCTGCACCCCCAGCTGACCAGCTCTCTAGAGGCAGCCAGCTGGTCTTTTCCCACCTGATGACCAGCCTCCACTGACCAGCCCAACCTCCCCCACCCCTGAACAGGACAAGGAGGGGAGCCGAGAGCCCTGTCCAGCTGTAAATACAGTTGGATGAACATTGACCAGGAACCCGCCTTGTGAATGGCATCCTCTCACTCCTGCTCCCCTCAGCCCCATTGGCGCCAGTTCTTTCTCAGCCCCTGCTTTTGAATAGAGTTCATTTTCCAACCCTGTGTTTAGTTTTCATTGTTTCATATGTCTTCATACACTTGTAAAATAGACTGTGATATTATTACGTAATGTAATTAAAACCAATTTATGAATTAAAACATTCCTATAGTCCTCAGAGTGGCAGTGTTTTCATCGCTGCTTTTTCCTATCTGGTACCCACAATGTTTGATGGTGGAGATGGGAATCTCTGGGACAGCAGAGTTAAAAGAGAAGTGGGACCATGGGGCGAAATTGGAGGAAGGAGTGGCCTTACTGCTAATACGTGGAGATGGAAAGGAGGCACAAGAAGCGACAATGACCAGACAAAGCAGGGACAGCGTGAATGGAAGGATGGCAAGGAGGGGAAAAGGTGTGTGAGTGGGTGAGCAATGGAGCAGAGGCCCCACGAGAGGTCGCCAGGGGACCAGGCGAAGGAGCTCATCTTAGAAAGGTGGAAGCCATCTCTTCTCCCAGAGAGGAGATGAATGTTTAGTGAGCTTTGGAAGCCATGGAACCAGATTTAGTGTTGAAGCAACAtctgaggtcatctggtccagcaCTTCATTTGAAGAATAGGCCTGAGATCCAGTGAGAAGGTCAAAGGGGCAATAATGGTCAGAGCTAAGGTCCAAACTCAGAGCACCGGACCATTAGCAAgggggatgggatggagggagatTATGGGAAGTAGGAGGCAAGGTTCTCTTGAGAGAATGAAATAGGAAGCAAGGACAGGAAGGGAGCGAGCATGTGTTTGGGACTAGGCCTCAGAGAATTTGAAAGGGAGTCGATAAGTGATGGACAGGAGGGATTTAGACGGAACGATGGAGGTGGGTGCTGGACCTGGCTCCTTGGCAAGACAAGCAGCCGTTGAGCATTCGCTGTGGTCTGATTTATTGTTGATTGTCTGGGCTTAATTAAGAAAGCAGTGGAGGAAATGTCAGTAACATGGCTGTGACTCAGTCGTGTCCAGcacacttttctttttctctggagAGGAtgttgctaaatatttcccagcaTTTGCTGTGAGTGGAGGCTTCCTGGCCAGAAATAAGTGTGGCTGGTACCAAAAGGACGGCCGACTATAGTGTCTGCCAGTCTGTGTGGTAAGAGGACAGGAAATGAGCCACTGAATTTGATCTGTACCCTAGAGTTAGGGTAAGAGATGGGGAGCCAAACACTGAGCCAGGTCCTCAAGCCACAGAGAAGTGGGAGAGAGTCCTGGTGATCAGTGGATGGCAAGCAGGAGGATGGGGAGGGTGAGATCCCTTGCTGGTGTGACTGTGGGCCTGGCGCCCAGGGCCCAGCAGGGGGCCTTCCTGGGGGAAGGTTGTTGGAGCAGGGAGAAAGGCCAGGTTTCCATAGACCCAGAAAGTGGGGCTGATTGAAGAGGAGAGCAGGGATGTAGTGGGGACTGCTCACAGTAGAATCTGAAGTCTCAGAGCCTCAGACTGGGCCAGCTAAAGATTTTTGGGCTGAGGGTCATCCTTGTAGCTACAAACAAGGGGtacaggaaggaaactgaggacatgaGAGGCCTGCAGGTTGATTTAGTTATGTCAGATATAGAACTCACCTGCCCCAAAGTTCTGGCTCAAATGGTTCTGTCATCATGATCCCATCATGGTCTAGATGAAGTACTAGATGGTACTagatgagggaaggagggagggcaggaaatagagagagagagagccaaaaAGGGGtgactcagaggaagaaatgagggaTTGGATGGCACTGGTTTGGGTCCTAGGTGACCAGCCAGCCAGTATCAGTGGATCAttacctgaaagagatttcaCAGGGAGGATGGTGacgagttcagttttagacagtTTGTGCGGTACTACCCTCTCCCTAGTGAGACTGCCTGCTCTCCTGCTAGCCCCTCTTCCCAGCAGAATAAAATCTCAGtgttgagagaaaagagaaaataggccTGTCCTGCCTGAGACAGCAAGAGGAAGAGGCCAGGAAGTGCAGGAAAGGAGGGTTGGAGCTCCAAAGAGAGGCCGGGCCATTCATGGGGCCCAGAGCTTGTCCACATTGTGCTTTCTCAGGAATGCCGCTGTTGCCTAATTAACTCTCCTTCTGAGTCCTCATGCAGCCGTGATGctgattttgcttttctctgcttctctgagAAGCCTAGTCTAGGTAGGGCCTTGGTATGACATCTAGCCTGCCCAGATGCCCTGTGGAGACAGGCCAGCAGGGGGCAGCAAGACCAGGCCCTGGAGTCTAGGACTGGGAGTCTGACCAGGCAGGTTAGGAATGGGGAGAACCAGATGCTAGATTGTGAAGGGGAGGCCAGGCCGGGAGTCAGGCCTGAGGAGGTGAGGCAGAATGGAGCTGGCCATGTGAAGGCAGAGCCAGGAATTAGAGTCCAGGGGAAAGCCAGAGGAGCAACTAGGGCAGAGAAATTCCCCTCCCCATTGCGATGTGCATGGGAGCTCCTGCTACCCCCAGCTTTCCCAGGAGCTCCCAGTCATGGTGTTCCATCTCACATCCCAGGGTGTGAATGTACATCTCATGTGCCTGGGTTGGTCCTGGGCTCAGCCGTCACATACTACCATTTCTGAGTCTACCAGATTCCGGGAGTGATTGATCTGGGAATGTGCTGCTGCTGGCTCTTCGGAGTCTACCCACCCACTTatcttggggcaagtcacttagcctctgtagacctcagtttcctctctgtaaagTAGAGGAACTGGACAAGATGCCCCCCAGTGGCCCTTCCCgtcctaaatctatgaccctgtaaTCTGTCCTGCTATCAGCAGTGCCAGGAGAGGGAGCAGTTTGATGTAAATCTGGCAGAGCAGAGCCTTGGAGAATGAGAGGCGAGAACTTAAGGTCACAGGCCCTTGAGGTCACTGCCTGGCAGATGGGAAGGAGCCTGCCTTCCCTAGAGGACTACAGAATGACACAACCACAGGAGACCCTCATGGTCCCCCCATTTCTGCAAGGTCCCTCGGAACTGACATTGTGGATCTCCCAAATGGTGAAACCCTCTGGCTGGCAGAATGTTAGCAGACTTAGCGTGGCCTTTTGGAGCATGACTGGCACATTCAGTCACACTGAACATTTATTTCTAAATGCCTTCTCTGGGCATCATGCTAAATCCTGGCAGAGATACAGAGATCACTAAGATAGGGTCCTAGCCTCGAAGGAGCTACACTGTCACCATGGGCCACCTGGGGAGTTATCAGCAGTTGGGACCAGGGAGGGGAAACCAGAGTTTGTATCCAGGCCTGATGGGTCCCCCCAGAGCAGGGCTCCATGGGTACAGCTGAGgggtcccttctcagaatatatacgcatagaataaaatacatagggtcaCAAAGGGAACTGAAAGTAAGAACCAAGATGTCATTTTTCCCACTCAAACCCAGTGGTTTGATTGCTTAGTTCATAGACCTGACATTTCTCTGCAGATCCTGTGAACCTCAAACTAAGAACCCCTAGAGGGAAACCCTTGGAAGAATGAGCACGTGGGACAAAGGCTGGGGCAAGAGAGTGGAGAAGAGTCTGAATTGAGCCTCCAGTGGAGGATGTTGCTCTCTGCTGCACCACTGTGTCTCCATCATGAATGAAGTTTGTGGAAAGGGGGCAGACGAGGGGGCTGGAGATGAAATGGCCTTTGGATTCCACACCCAAGTTATAGGTTGGGAGAGCTGGACAAGACTATGACGTCCATTCAAGCTGGGAGGGCGGCAGGCACGCAGCCCTGGTTAGATGGCCATGCTCTAGTGGAGTCCATGGGGCCAGCAGGAGGACTTTACACAGAGAAGAAGTGTTTGGTGGTGGGGAGAGCTGGGGTTAAATTTGTTGTCTCCGAAGGTCTCTTCCTGTTCCAAATCTGTGCTCTTGTCTTGCTTTCAGTGTATT
The DNA window shown above is from Notamacropus eugenii isolate mMacEug1 chromosome 2, mMacEug1.pri_v2, whole genome shotgun sequence and carries:
- the PDE6D gene encoding retinal rod rhodopsin-sensitive cGMP 3',5'-cyclic phosphodiesterase subunit delta, which produces MSTEDERAREILRGFKLNWMNLRDAETGKILWQGTEDLSVPGVEHEARVPKKILKCKAVSRELNFSSAEQMEKFRLEQKVYFKGQCLEEWFFEFGFVIPNSTNTWQSLIEAAPESQMMPANVLTGNVIIETKFFDDDLLVSTSRVRLFYV